A region of Syntrophorhabdus sp. DNA encodes the following proteins:
- the amrB gene encoding AmmeMemoRadiSam system protein B — MRRTHANKDFTVLALVAALAACVLVLAAGEALAQSAAPVRKPVFAGSFYPADKVSLQTLVDGYLKDAQRVGDAPPGVFAVIAPHAGYVYSGKTAAFSYNAARRKGITTVILLGSSHRSSFKGIALYPSGSWETPLGKVSVDTAMGRKMASLCGAVKNNPGAFDEEHSLEVQLPFIQRTLEGFKIVPLLTGMVERQDVKALSGALVTVLTQHRGKVLLVVSSDMSHYHPYNEAVSMDSSTLRLVAGLDAAGLIDGLAKKENELCGATAVAASMMAAAKLGAQAQVLHYTNSGDTAGDRTRV; from the coding sequence TGGCGGCAGGCGAGGCGCTCGCGCAATCCGCCGCCCCGGTGAGAAAGCCTGTCTTCGCAGGCTCTTTCTACCCCGCGGACAAGGTATCTCTGCAAACCCTGGTGGACGGGTACCTGAAGGATGCACAGCGCGTGGGTGACGCGCCACCGGGCGTCTTCGCCGTTATCGCCCCTCACGCGGGATATGTCTATTCGGGAAAGACGGCAGCCTTTTCATACAACGCCGCCAGGAGAAAGGGCATCACGACGGTCATCCTCCTTGGATCAAGTCATCGCAGTTCCTTCAAGGGCATAGCCCTGTACCCGTCAGGCAGCTGGGAGACACCCCTCGGAAAGGTGTCTGTCGACACCGCCATGGGCAGGAAGATGGCCTCCCTCTGCGGTGCCGTGAAGAACAACCCCGGTGCCTTTGACGAGGAGCACTCCCTCGAGGTCCAACTCCCCTTCATCCAGCGAACGCTCGAAGGCTTCAAGATCGTCCCTCTTCTCACGGGCATGGTGGAAAGACAGGATGTGAAGGCGCTCTCGGGAGCCCTCGTCACGGTTCTCACGCAGCACAGGGGAAAGGTGCTTCTCGTCGTCTCCTCGGACATGTCCCATTACCATCCGTACAACGAAGCGGTCAGCATGGATTCGTCAACCTTGAGGCTCGTGGCCGGCCTCGACGCGGCGGGCCTGATCGACGGGCTGGCGAAGAAGGAGAACGAGCTCTGCGGCGCGACGGCGGTCGCTGCCTCCATGATGGCGGCGGCGAAGCTGGGGGCACAGGCACAGGTCCTTCACTACACGAACTCGGGAGACACGGCGGGGGACAGGACGAGGGTG